DNA sequence from the Deltaproteobacteria bacterium genome:
GCGGGTTCGCCGCCCTGAACGGGTATCCCGACTCCCCGCCGACGCTGCCTCCTAACGCCCTGGCCGACGGGGTTTGCAGCGCCTTTGCCGCCCTGGCGATCATGATCGCCCTTTATGACCGGGATGCCCTGGGCAGTGCCAAGGGACAGATCATCGATATATCCCTTTATGAGCCATTGATGCGGCTTTTGGAAAGCAATGTCATGGAGTATTCGGTACTCGGTCTGAAATCGCCGAGGATGGGCAGCAGGATCGCCTCGGCGGCACCGCGAAATCTTTACCAGACCAGGGGAGGCCGATGGATCGGTTTATCGGGAAGCGCCCAGCCTATTGCCGAGAATGTCTTCAGGGCTATCGGCCGCCCGGATCTGATAAAGGACCCGAGATTTTGCGACAACCCCAGCCGGGTTAAACATGTGGAAGAGCTGGACGCCATTATCGGCGAGTGGATCGGAAGCCATTCTCTGGACGAGGTCATGGAGACCTTCTTAGAGGCCCAGGCGGTGGTCGGTCCGGTCTACGAAATGGATCAGATCTTTGAAGATGTCCACTTCAAGGCCAGGGAATCCTTGGTTGAAGTGGAGGATGAAGATTTCGGAACGATTAAAATGCCCAACACCTTCGCCAAATTTTCCCGCACCCCCGGTGCCGTTCAATTTACCGGCGGCGCTAAAGGGGCGGACAACAAAAAGATCTACTGTGATTTGTTGGGGTTATCCCCTGATGAACTACAGAAGCTTCAGGAGGATGGGGTGGTTTAACACGAAAATCGAGTTCGGAGTATTGAGTTCGGAGCAAACCATTTTCATCCTTTTAGATTATAAAGGGTCATCAGGTTCACCGAAAGGAGCAGGGACATCTCCTGAAGTCCGATGGAGAGGTGTTTTGCCAGAAGGGGTGACGCTCCCTTGGAAAGCCCCTTCCCTCCCAACTTAACCAAGCCGGGTGGAGTCCGGACAGTTTTCGCTTTCAACCCCAATATCTGTTCCACTTTGATAGTTCCATTTGGCATCCTTCCCCCTATCATGAGATTTGTCATTAGATTCTTTACAGAAAAAGGGATAAGCCCCTTCAATGGTTGACACTATTTTTTTTTAATATTATAGTAATCGGTAAAAATTCTCCCAGAGGATGGGTTTAGTTCGAAAATAGAAAATAAGCCATGAGGGACGAGGCGCGAGGCGCGAGAGGAAAAAGAGCAACAAATACTTCCTCCTGACCTATAGCCCATTGCCTATAGCCTATAGCCTCTTATGGACCTATTTTCATGCTTCGTGGTGCCCCGCGGGGCATGAGGGTTTAATATGGAAATGAAACTGAATTTCGAAAAAGGGCAGGGCCTTCTGCCGGCAATTGCCCAGGATTGGCAAACCGGGCAGGTCCTCATGCTGGCCTATATGAACCGGGAGGCCTGGGACCAAACCCTGGCAACCCGAAAAGCCCATTACTGGAGCCGATCCCGAAATGAATTGTGGCTTAAAGGGGGGACGTCCGGGCATGTTCAAATGGTCAAGGAAATTTTTATCGATTGCGACGGAGATACCATCCTCTTAAAGGTGGAACAATTGGGCGGTGGGGCCTGTCATACCGGGTACAAGAGTTGTTTTTTTCAAAAAGTAGATGAAAAGGGGACCATAGAAATTGTCGGGGAAAAAGGGTTTGATCCCCGGGAGGTTTATAAAAAGTGAATGTATTAAAGCTAGGCATTCCCAAAGGGAGCCTGCAAGAGGCGACTATTAACCTTTTTAGAAAGTCGGGCTGGAAGATCAACGTCAACAGTCGGAATTATTTTCCGGAAATCGATGATCCGGAGATCCGGTGTTCTATTTGCCGGGCACAGGAAATGTCCCGCTATGTGGAAAGCGGCACTATTGATGCCGGTATAACCGGGAAGGATTGGACCCTGGAAAATAACTCCAAGGTAAAAGTCATCTCGGATCTTTTGTATTCCAAGGTCAGCAGTCGCCCGGCCCTTTGGGTCCTGGCGGTAGCCAGTGATTCCAAGATCAAAAAGATAGAAGATCTGCGGGGGAAGAAGATCGCCACCGAACTGGTCAATTTTACCCGTCGATATTTTGCCGAAAAGGGCATTCCGGTGCAGGTGGAGTTTTCCTGGGGGGCTACCGAGGGGAAGATCATTTCCGGCCTGGCCGATGCCATTGTTGAGGTGACCGAAACCGGCAGTACCATCCGGGCCCATGGTCTGAAGATCATCCATGAATTGATGCAATCCAATACCCAGATCATTGCCAATCGGGAATCGTGGAAAGACCCCTGGAAAAAAGATAAAATCAAGCAAATCGTTTTATTATTGCAAGGGGCCTTACGAGCGGAAAAGATGGTGGGCTTGAAAATGAATGTCCCGGCTGAGAAGCTTGAAGACCTGGTAGCCATCCTGCCCAGTTTGAACGCCCCCACCATCGCCAATCTCTATAACAGCAACTGGCTGTCGGTGGAGACCGTGGTCGAGGAATCCCAGGTCCGGGAATTGATCCCCGGTTTGATCCGGAGAGGGGCTCAGGGGATCATTGAATATTCGTTGAATAAGCTGATATAAGAGACAGACGCAAGGTCTAAGGTTCAAGGTGCAAGGTATCAGGGGAGAGACAGTTCGGAGTTTGGAGTTCGGAGTTCGGAGAAAAAGCAGGAAGTTCTTCAGTGTTTGTTGGAAAGAGATCGAAAATAAAAAAATAAATCAGTTTGTCAGGACAGAAAAAAAAGGATGACTAAATTGCAGCCAACTACTCTGGTTTTAGAAAACTCCGAACTCCGAACTCCGAACTCCGAACTGCCCAATCAGAAGGGCCATCCAGAGGTAAGGACCCGAAAAACATCAGTGGTGATCCTGATAATCCTCCTGGCTTGTCTGGCCGCCTGTGCCACACCTTCTCAAACCAAGGAGCAGGCTCTGTCCCATTTGCGCCTGGGGGACTCGATGCTGCAGGAAGGCCGACCCACCCAGGCTTTGGCCGAACTGATCAAGGCCAATGATTTAGACCCCAGCAACCCGGTGATTCGAAATGTTCTGGGAATCGCTTATCTGGAAAAGGGGATGGTCCGCCAGGCTATTTATCAGTTTGAGAAGGCCCTCTACCTCAATCCCGATTATGTGGAGGTGCATAATAACCTGGGCACGGCCCTGCTCCGGGATGGGAGGGTGAAGGAGTCCATCCCGGAGTTTAACAAGGCCCTTGAAGATCCGTTGTACACGACGCCCCATTTTGTTCAATACAATTTGGGCCAGGCCTACTATGCCCTTCAGGAATATGATAAGGCCCAGGAATACTTCCAGGAGGCGATCAAAAGCTCACCGGGCTACAGCCTGGCCTATCACGGTTTAGGGTTGACCTTGCAGGCCACCCAACACCTGGATGAGGCGGCAGAGGCCTTTAAAAAGGCTATTGAACATGCACCCCGATATGCCCGGGCCCATTACGACTTAGGGGAGGTGCTGGTTCAGTTGAATCAACAATCCTTGGCCCGACTGGCTTTTAAAGAAGTGATCGGTTTGGATCCCGAAGGTCCATTGGGCAAGAAGGCCCAACAGAGATTAAAGGAGATCAAATAACCGACAGCGGCACTTTTTTCGTCATTCCCGAAGAATAAGGTGTTTTAAGGAAAAGAGAATATGTCTTCAAACAATGCATTCGAACCGACCGCGGTCTCCAGGCGGGCCCGGGAGATTACTCCGTTTATTGCCATGGATGTCCTGGAAGCCGCTCAGGCCATGGAGCGGGCCGGAGACCGGATCATCCATCTCGAAGTAGGGGAACCTGATTTCGATACTCCGGACTGTATTAAAGAAGCGGCCATCAAGGCCCTCCAGGATGGAAAGACTCATTATACCGACAGCCGGGGGATTCTCGAACTCCGGGAAGCCATTTGTGCCTATTATAATCAACGTTACCAGGTTGAGGTTTCCCCGGATCAGATCATTATCACCTCCGGGACCTCGCCTGCCATGTTTATGGTTTTTTCGGCTTTACTCGAACCAGGACAGGAAGTCATTATTTCTGATCCCCATTATGCCTGTTATCCTAATTTTATTCAATTCGCCCAGGGGAAACCGGTTAAGGTTCGGGTCTATGAAGAAGACGGCTTTCAATATTTCCCGGAAGAAATCCGAAAGCGTATCGGACCGGATACCAAAGGGATTTTTATCAATTCTCCGTCCAATCCCACCGGGACCCTGTTGTCGGCAGACCGGATGAAGGGGTTGGCCCAATTCGACCCTTATATTATTTCCGATGAGATTTATCACGGTCTGGTTTATGAAGGCCGGGAACATTCGATCCTTGAATTCACCGATCGGGCCTTTGTGCTGAACGGTTTTTCTAAACTGTATGCCATGACCGGCTGGCGCTTGGGCTATTTGATCGCCCCCCGTGAATTTATTCGTCCCTTGCAGAAAATTCATCAAAACTTTTTTATCTCGGCCAATTCCGTGGCCCAATGGGCCGGGATTACCGCCTTGAATCAGGCCCAGGAAGATGTGGCCCGGATGAGGGACCTCTATGACCAGCGCCGGAAGGTGATCATTAAAAGGCTCAAAGAACTGGGGTTCGGGCTGGCCGTTGAGCCTACCGGGGCTTTTTACGTCCTGGCCAATGCCAAAGCCTTCCACTCCGATTCGTATAAATTGGCCTTTGACATCTTAAAAAAAGCCAAAGTTGGAGCCACTCCGGGTATTGATTTTGGGGAGGGTGCCGAAGGCTATCTCCGCTTCACCTATGCCAATTCCATTGAACGGATCGAAGAGGGGATGGAACGCCTTCAGGCTTATTTAAGCCGGGAAGAATATAAAGAAATTCCATGATTATCCATTCAGCGGAATTTCTCAGAAGTGGACTGAAGGCCGTTCATTTTCCTCAAACCGGTCTGCCGGAGATTGCCTTTGCCGGTCGTTCCAATGTCGGGAAATCTTCTTTAATAAACGCCCTCTTAGGGCGAAAATCCCTGGTCCGGACCAGCCGAAGACCGGGTCAAACCCGGTTGTTGAATTTTTTTTTGGTTAATGAGGATTTTGTTTTAGTAGACTTGCCGGGTTATGGATTTTCCAAGGCTCCCAAGGAAGTCATCCGGAGCTATCAACAAGCCATGTCGGGCTATCTGAAAACGAGAAAGACCCTGGTTTCGGTGGTGATTTTGTTGGATATCCGGCGTCTCCCCAGTACTGAAGATAAAGGTTTCCAGCGGCTGGTGCAATCTTGCGGCCTTGATCCTTTATGGGTTCTGACCAAATCAGACACCGTGGGACGAGGCTCCTGGAAACGGGCCTGGTCAATGATCTCCGAAGAACTGGGCCATCCGGACGGTAAGCCCATTTTTTTTTCAGCCAGAACAGGACAGGGCAGAGAAGAAATCTGGGACGAGATTGAGCGGAGGTTGAAGGGCACCGATGAAGCCTGAAAAAGCGAATATCGAAAATCGAATCATGAATGTTGAAGGAGAGTTTCTTTTAAATTCCGAAATCCGAAATCCGAAATTGGAATTTATTTTCGAACTAAAGAAAGGAAAAATGATGAAACCAAAAAAGAGAATGCAGTTGGTAACCGTTTTAGTGGCAATGACATTTTTTCTGATTTCGACCTTGGCCTTAGCGGCGCCGCCCGATAATTTTACCGCCAAATTGATGATCATGGGCATGTCCATGCCGATGGCCAAAATGGGTAGCAAGACGAGAATGGAAAATATGATGATAGGTGGGCTGGTAACCATCAGTATGATGGATGTCAATAAAAGTATTACCATGAATACCAAAAACAAGACCTATTTTGAAAGTGCTATCAAAGAAAAGGTTCCCTCTCTTTATGATCCCAAGGTGGTCATTGAAAAAAAGAAGATCGGATCGGAAACCATTGACGGTCATCCCTGTATCAAGTCCGATGCGGTATTTTATCTCAAGGACAAACCCCAGGAAAAATTCAACGCCGTACTCTGGGAAGCTCAGGATTTAGGCGGGCTGCCCATCCGAAATGAAATGGTGGTGCCTGAAAGTAAAACCAAGGGCCCCGGCCCGGCAAAAATCGTAACTGAAATCAAAGACATTAAAGTGGGAGCGGCCAATGCCGGTATGTTTGAAGTCCCCAAAGACTACCAAAAGGTGAGCAGCATGAATGAAGTGATGGGCATGGGACAACCAGGAGACATGAAGGGCATGCAGGAAATGATGAAGCAGATGCAAAAGATGAAAAAGATGCCCAAAGAGGAATAGTTGAGACCAAAAAAAATTGAAAACCTTGTTTTTTGGGTAACCATGCTGTCTCTTTTCGCGCTGTTTCCGGCATGCAGCAGCGAAAAGGCTTTTCAGGTTGGTCCCGTTGGGACTAAGATTGAGTCTTTGATCGACAAGGAGACTACCTGGAGAGGTGGGGCAATCGGATCCGCCTTAAGCGGGATTTTGGGGGGCAGAATTTCGGAAATTGCCCACCGGGCCTCCCGGGAGGCGGCCCGGGATGGGAGACCCGTAGCCTATCAAAGCGGCGATTGCTTTCAACGGGTCGAAGCTTATCCTTTAGGCAAGGCTTCAACTTCTAAATGCCTTCAAGTCCGGCAGCAGATCTATCAGGACGGGAAATTGCTCCGGGATGAGGTGAAAGAGGTGTGTCAATAGGAACTGAGTGACGGGTGACGAGTGACGCGTGTCGTAAAAAACATTTAAAACCAATGGCTTGCCGGTCTAAAAGATTTTTCTCGTCACCCGTCACCCGTCACATTTTTTACAACGATTCCTGTAACAGCTCGGTTATATCTTTGACGACCAGTTGTTCTTCTTTCCCCGTCCCCTTGCGACTGTCTTCAAAAAGACTGATGCAGTAGGGACAGGCCGTGGCAAAGACTTCGGCTCCCCGGTCGGCGGCTTCGATCATCTTTTTATCAGAAAAGCGTTGTTCCGGCTTGGTTTCCATCCACAGACGGCCCCCCCCACCGCCACAGCAGAGGCTGAAAGCCTTATTTTGTCCAAATTCTACTAACTCTAACTCCGGAATGGCCTGCAGGAGTTCCCTGGGCAGATCAAAGACCTCGTTATGGCGGCCAAGATAACAGGGATCATGATAGATAACCTTTTTGGCCAAAGGTTTCTTGGGGGTCAGTTTCCCATCCTGGACCAATTTTGCCAAAAACTGGGAATAATGTTGAACTTCAAAATCAGCTCCCAATTCTTTGTATTCTTTGGTGAAAGTCGTAAAACAATGGGGAGAAGTGGTAATGATCTTCTTGACCCCTTTTCCTTTGTAAAGGGCGATGTTTTGTTCTGCCAGTTTGGTAAACAAGGCTTCATCCCCTATTTTCCGGACGGCTTCGCCACAACAGGCTTCTTCATTCCCGAGGATACCGAAGCTGACGCCGGCGGTTTTTAGTAATTCAACTATGGCTTTGGCGATTTTCTGGCTCCGCTGCTCATAGGCTGAGGTACAGCAGACGAAGAGAAAATATTCGGTGTCCGGTCCAAAGAGGGGCACGTCCAACCCTTGAGTCCAGTTGATTCTTTTGGCCTTATCTTCCGACCAGGGGTTTCCCTGGCTGTGAACACTGCCCAGGATAGGACGAAGCCCCTGGGGAATGGCCCCGGTCTCGACGATCATGCTGCGCATGGCCCGGACTACATCGACTATTTTTACCTGACGGGGGCAGTTGCGGACACATAGATTACAGGTTGTGCAGGCAAACAGGATGTCATCGGATTCATATCCCTCCATGCCCAATTGGCCCATCCGAACCAGTTTTCGGATATCAAAGGGGGATCCTTCCACGACCCGGCCCCAGGGGCACAGGCCGGCACAAAGGCCGCATTGCATGCATTGATTCAGCGTATCTCCACCCGTAGCCACGATGGCCTGGTTGACTTCTATAAAGGGGGTAATCGACATAAACAGACTCCTTTCTTTGAAAAATTTAATTCGGAACGAGGCGAACTTGCCGCATTCCGGACCTTTTTTGGCTATACCACTACCGCTCTGGAATTATCCGGTTTGGGGTTATTCCTTATCACAAGGTAAAAAGGTAAGTCAAGAATTTTCCATGTAGTTTGTGGGCAAAAACTGCGGAAAGCCAGGGGGTATTAAAAAAAGGAGATGTCCTTCTTATTTGATTCGAAGCGGGACATCTCCTCCCAATGGATGGATTGGTGTATCTTTAATCCAACTCGATGGATTTCTTGGTTTTATCCCTTCTTTTGGATTCCTTGGCTGCGTAGGCTTGCATACAGGAATCATCTTTCCCTTTAACCAGGGAACATTCCAGATATTCGCTGATCTCTATGATGCAAGCCCTGATCGCTTTGCCTACCGGGGTTTTTTCATGCTTCCCAAGGTGGCCGGAAACGCCTCCTATTGATCCTCCCAAAGATAACCCCATTTTTTCGGAAGTGGCTTCAACGGTTCGATTATCAACAATTTCACCGGTTTCAGTATCAATAACTTTTAAGTCTACGGCCATATAGGCTTTCCCCTTGCTCCCTCCTATGGTAAAACCCATAATGCCGATTCCGCCACCGGTGCCGCTGGTATCTTCTTCAAAGGCGGAAACAGTCCCTGACACCAGATACTTGGCCCCTTTAATCTTGCCGATTTTGGCCCTGGTTTTAGGATCTATCCTTCCGGAGGCCCCTAAGTTTTGTTCACCTATAACCGCATTGATTTCTTTTCGTTCTAAAACCTGGAAGGCTTTGGTACT
Encoded proteins:
- a CDS encoding CoA transferase — encoded protein: MKMQENNLPLRGLKVIDLATMMAAPWAAAYLGDYGAEVIKVEHPKTGDGMRKFGASKDGKGVFWKSLSRNKQCITLDVKNGKEVFLKLIQWADVLIENFRPGTMEKWGLGWEVIREANPRIIWLRVSGFGQEGPYASRGGFGTVAEGMCGFAALNGYPDSPPTLPPNALADGVCSAFAALAIMIALYDRDALGSAKGQIIDISLYEPLMRLLESNVMEYSVLGLKSPRMGSRIASAAPRNLYQTRGGRWIGLSGSAQPIAENVFRAIGRPDLIKDPRFCDNPSRVKHVEELDAIIGEWIGSHSLDEVMETFLEAQAVVGPVYEMDQIFEDVHFKARESLVEVEDEDFGTIKMPNTFAKFSRTPGAVQFTGGAKGADNKKIYCDLLGLSPDELQKLQEDGVV
- the hisI gene encoding phosphoribosyl-AMP cyclohydrolase, which codes for MKLNFEKGQGLLPAIAQDWQTGQVLMLAYMNREAWDQTLATRKAHYWSRSRNELWLKGGTSGHVQMVKEIFIDCDGDTILLKVEQLGGGACHTGYKSCFFQKVDEKGTIEIVGEKGFDPREVYKK
- a CDS encoding ATP phosphoribosyltransferase, with amino-acid sequence MNVLKLGIPKGSLQEATINLFRKSGWKINVNSRNYFPEIDDPEIRCSICRAQEMSRYVESGTIDAGITGKDWTLENNSKVKVISDLLYSKVSSRPALWVLAVASDSKIKKIEDLRGKKIATELVNFTRRYFAEKGIPVQVEFSWGATEGKIISGLADAIVEVTETGSTIRAHGLKIIHELMQSNTQIIANRESWKDPWKKDKIKQIVLLLQGALRAEKMVGLKMNVPAEKLEDLVAILPSLNAPTIANLYNSNWLSVETVVEESQVRELIPGLIRRGAQGIIEYSLNKLI
- a CDS encoding tetratricopeptide repeat protein yields the protein MTKLQPTTLVLENSELRTPNSELPNQKGHPEVRTRKTSVVILIILLACLAACATPSQTKEQALSHLRLGDSMLQEGRPTQALAELIKANDLDPSNPVIRNVLGIAYLEKGMVRQAIYQFEKALYLNPDYVEVHNNLGTALLRDGRVKESIPEFNKALEDPLYTTPHFVQYNLGQAYYALQEYDKAQEYFQEAIKSSPGYSLAYHGLGLTLQATQHLDEAAEAFKKAIEHAPRYARAHYDLGEVLVQLNQQSLARLAFKEVIGLDPEGPLGKKAQQRLKEIK
- a CDS encoding pyridoxal phosphate-dependent aminotransferase produces the protein MSSNNAFEPTAVSRRAREITPFIAMDVLEAAQAMERAGDRIIHLEVGEPDFDTPDCIKEAAIKALQDGKTHYTDSRGILELREAICAYYNQRYQVEVSPDQIIITSGTSPAMFMVFSALLEPGQEVIISDPHYACYPNFIQFAQGKPVKVRVYEEDGFQYFPEEIRKRIGPDTKGIFINSPSNPTGTLLSADRMKGLAQFDPYIISDEIYHGLVYEGREHSILEFTDRAFVLNGFSKLYAMTGWRLGYLIAPREFIRPLQKIHQNFFISANSVAQWAGITALNQAQEDVARMRDLYDQRRKVIIKRLKELGFGLAVEPTGAFYVLANAKAFHSDSYKLAFDILKKAKVGATPGIDFGEGAEGYLRFTYANSIERIEEGMERLQAYLSREEYKEIP
- a CDS encoding YihA family ribosome biogenesis GTP-binding protein codes for the protein MIIHSAEFLRSGLKAVHFPQTGLPEIAFAGRSNVGKSSLINALLGRKSLVRTSRRPGQTRLLNFFLVNEDFVLVDLPGYGFSKAPKEVIRSYQQAMSGYLKTRKTLVSVVILLDIRRLPSTEDKGFQRLVQSCGLDPLWVLTKSDTVGRGSWKRAWSMISEELGHPDGKPIFFSARTGQGREEIWDEIERRLKGTDEA
- a CDS encoding (Fe-S)-binding protein; its protein translation is MSITPFIEVNQAIVATGGDTLNQCMQCGLCAGLCPWGRVVEGSPFDIRKLVRMGQLGMEGYESDDILFACTTCNLCVRNCPRQVKIVDVVRAMRSMIVETGAIPQGLRPILGSVHSQGNPWSEDKAKRINWTQGLDVPLFGPDTEYFLFVCCTSAYEQRSQKIAKAIVELLKTAGVSFGILGNEEACCGEAVRKIGDEALFTKLAEQNIALYKGKGVKKIITTSPHCFTTFTKEYKELGADFEVQHYSQFLAKLVQDGKLTPKKPLAKKVIYHDPCYLGRHNEVFDLPRELLQAIPELELVEFGQNKAFSLCCGGGGGRLWMETKPEQRFSDKKMIEAADRGAEVFATACPYCISLFEDSRKGTGKEEQLVVKDITELLQESL
- a CDS encoding penicillin-binding protein activator LpoB, whose product is MKKSIVFLILGLVLISFSLGWADEKPRIGVLRFTNQTHAGWWTGNMGYELQDMLASELASTKAFQVLERKEINAVIGEQNLGASGRIDPKTRAKIGKIKGAKYLVSGTVSAFEEDTSGTGGGIGIMGFTIGGSKGKAYMAVDLKVIDTETGEIVDNRTVEATSEKMGLSLGGSIGGVSGHLGKHEKTPVGKAIRACIIEISEYLECSLVKGKDDSCMQAYAAKESKRRDKTKKSIELD